One window of the Triticum dicoccoides isolate Atlit2015 ecotype Zavitan chromosome 3B, WEW_v2.0, whole genome shotgun sequence genome contains the following:
- the LOC119276238 gene encoding pentatricopeptide repeat-containing protein At5g55740, chloroplastic-like, with amino-acid sequence MAPLPLPLPATPYPPKPHESPRPAPLHAALASLSQQGSDHGSLRDAFALVSRAERQSSPGAAVAVGPEVYVSLLQCCVAAGSLPAGRQVHAAAVKRGPYYCRHAYIGTKLAVFYARCGALADAERVFDALPKKNAFAWAAVIGLWSRAGLHARALDGYIDMLQAGVPADNFVVPSVLKSCAGIGMVGTGRALHGYAWKAGFMECVYVLSSLVDFYGKCGVVDDAREVFDAMTETTVVTWNSMLMAYINNGRIDDAVELFYQMRVEGVLPTRASVLSLLSASADFEALDWGRQGHAVAVSSGLAMDVIWGSSIINFYCKVGLVEAAEAVFEQMVERDAVTWNLMISGYLQDGQTDKALITCRKMLQSGLRFDCVTLASIIMACMTSCGMEMGRVAHGYAVRNNLESDQAVACGLIELYMSSERTEHARRLFDVMSCRDMVMWRVMISAYADRGMSSQALKVLYQMQHEGISPSAACWDSVISAFMKNEQIDEALEIFNEMLITKTRPNLRTWSLLISGLSRNGMHCEVMNLCCKMQEVEPAPSPTIFSAALVAMKAAASVQYGKAMHACIVKKGLLLSKSVMQSLLNMYGSFSDRTTVESLLGLLAAAQ; translated from the coding sequence ATGGCTCCGCTTCCTCTCCCCCTTCCCGCCACTCCCTACCCACCCAAACCCCACGAGTCCCCGCGGCCCGCCCCTCTCCATGCCGCGCTCGCCTCCCTCTCCCAGCAAGGCAGCGACCACGGCAGCCTCCGCGACGCCTTCGCCCTCGTCTCCCGCGCCGAGCGCCAGTCGAGCCCCGGCGCTGCCGTTGCCGTCGGCCCGGAGGTGTACGTGTCCCTCCTGCAGTGCTGCGTCGCCGCGGGGTCCCTCCCCGCGGGACGCCAGGTGCACGCTGCCGCCGTCAAGCGCGGGCCCTACTACTGCCGCCACGCCTACATCGGCACCAAGCTCGCGGTCTTCTACGCCCGATGCGGCGCGCTGGCGGACGCCGAGCGCGTGTTCGACGCGCTACCCAAAAAGAACGCCTTCGCCTGGGCCGCCGTCATCGGATTATGGAGCCGCGCCGGGCTGCACGCCAGGGCCCTCGACGGGTACATCGACATGCTGCAGGCGGGCGTCCCCGCGGACAACTTCGTCGTGCCTAGCGTGCTGAAGTCATGCGCCGGGATTGGGATGGTCGGGACCGGGAGGGCGCTGCACGGGTACGCCTGGAAGGCGGGGTTCATGGAATGCGTATACGTATTGAGCAGCCTGGTGGACTTCTACGGGAAGTGCGGCGTGGTGGATGACGCGCGGGAGGTGTTTGATGCAATGACGGAGACGACGGTGGTGACCTGGAACTCCATGTTGATGGCGTATATAAACAATGGGAGAATCGATGATGCTGTGGAATTGTTCTACCAGATGAGGGTTGAAGGCGTTCTGCCGACGAGGGCGAGCGTTCTTAGCCTTCTGTCTGCATCAGCCGATTTTGAAGCTCTTGATTGGGGTAGGCAGGGCCATGCCGTGGCCGTATCGAGTGGCTTGGCGATGGATGTGATTTGGGGGAGCTCAATCATCAACTTTTACTGTAAGGTTGGGCTGGTCGAGGCTGCGGAGGCCGTGTTTGAGCAGATGGTTGAAAGAGACGCTGTTACATGGAATTTGATGATTTCTGGGTATTTGCAGGATGGGCAGACCGACAAGGCTTTGATCACTTGTCGAAAAATGCTCCAGTCTGGCCTTAGGTTTGATTGTGTGACGTTGGCGTCCATTATCATGGCTTGCATGACATCCTGTGGTATGGAGATGGGCAGAGTTGCTCACGGCTATGCAGTTAGAAACAACCTTGAATCAGACCAAGCAGTTGCTTGTGGCCTGATAGAGTTATATATGAGTAGTGAAAGGACTGAACATGCACGCCGGCTGTTCGATGTGATGAGTTGCAGAGACATGGTCATGTGGAGAGTGATGATTTCTGCTTATGCAGATCGTGGGATGAGTTCTCAGGCTCTCAAGGTTTTATATCAGATGCAGCATGAGGGCATATCTCCAAGTGCAGCGTGCTGGGATTCAGTCATTTCAGCTTTTATGAAGAATGAGCAGATTGATGAGGCCCTAGAGATCTTCAATGAGATGCTAATAACAAAAACACGCCCAAATCTACGCACATGGAGCCTGTTAATAAGTGGCTTGTCTCGAAATGGTATGCACTGCGAGGTAATGAACCTGTGCTGCAAGATGCAGGAAGTTGAGCCAGCACCAAGCCCAACAATTTTCTCGGCAGCACTTGTTGCCATGAAAGCTGCAGCTTCAGTGCAATATGGAAAGGCAATGCATGCGTGCATTGTAAAGAAGGGCCTATTGTTGTCCAAATCCGTGATGCAATCCCTGCTAAACATGTATGGCAGTTTCAGTGACAGAACCACGGTAGAAAGTTTACTAGGCTTGCTTGCTGCTGCACAGTAA